The nucleotide window GGCCGACAGGCACCCGTTCAGGAGCGGAAGGCCGCGGTCCGGGCCGGGTGCCGGTGCTGCCGGCCAGGTTGGTCGGGCGCCGCGACGAGCTGGCGCAGTTGCGCAAGTCGTTGTACGGCTCACGGCTGGTCACGGTGACCGGGATGGGCGGGGTCGGGAAGACCACCCTGGCCACCGCCGCTGCCGGCCAGTTGCGTGCCGAGTTCTCCGATCAGGTGTGGCTGGTCGAGCTGGCCGAGCTGGCCGACGGCGACATACTGGCCGAAGTGGCCCTTGCCGCCCTCGGGGTATGCGATCAGACCGGCGCGCCACCCACCGACGTGCTGGTCGACTTCCTCGGCCACGGTATGACCCTGCTGGTGATCGATAACTGTGAACAAATCATCGACGCGGTGGCCAAGCTGGTCGACACCTTGCTGCACCACTGCCCGCAGCTACACATCCTGGCCACCAGCCGCGAAGTCCTCGATGTCGACGGGGAATCCGTCCTGCCGCTAATGCCGTTGCCGGTGCCCGAACCCGACGCCGACTCCACGCTGGGCAGTCTGGCCCGCTATGACGCGGTGGAGTTGTTCGTGGCACGCGCCCGCGCCGGGGTCCCCGAGTTCCGCCTGACCCAAGCCAACGCCGCGACGGTGGCCCGGGTATGCGCGCGCCTGGACGGCTTGCCGCTGGCCATTGAGCTGGCCGCCGCTCGGCTGCGCGCCTTGTCGATCGAGCAGATCGCCGACGGCCTGGCCGACCGCTACCATCTACTCAGCCGTGGCCACCGCGGTGCGCCCACCCGTCAACAAAACCTCGTCAGCTGTGTGGCTTGGAGCCATGACCTGTGCACCCCCACCGAACAACACCTGTGGGCAACGCTATCGGTGTTCGCCGGCAGTTTTGATCTGCCCGCCGCCCGGCACCTCAGCGCCGACAGTTTGACCGACAAGCAGTGCCTGGATGTGATGTGCACGCTGGTCGACAAGTCCATCCTGATCCGCACCGAAAACGATGGCCAGGTTCGGTTCCGCCTGCTCGACACCCTGCGCGACTACGGCCGCACCCACCTCACCGATACCGAACACCACCAACTACGCCACCACCACGCCGACTACTACCACCGTCTGTCGGCACAAGCGTTCAGTGATTGGTTTGGACCTCACCAAATCGAGTGGCTCAATCGCCTCACCGCCGAAATGCCCAACCTGCGCGAAGCGCTGCAATTCTGCCTCACCCACGACCCCGCCACCGCGCTGGAATTGGCCGCCAATCTGCGCGAGGTCTGGATTCCGCGCGGCATGTTCAGCGAAGGCTACCGCTGGCTGGATCTCGCCTTGACCGCTTCACCGCCCATACCGAGTCCCCAACACGTCCGAGCCTTGGCCCACATTGCGGAGTTCGCAAATTTTCGCGGCAATTTGCCGGAGGCGACAAGACGAGTCACGCAAGCACGCCAACTTTACGAATCGCTGGCCGACCGACGAGAAATCGCCGTGCTCGAATGTACCGACGGCCACATGGCAATGATCAATGGCGACTTCGAACGCGCACGGGAATGCCTGCGGCGCGCTGCGTCGGCGACCGAGGATCTGCAATCGAAAGGTTGCGCGATGCTGCTCCTGGGTTGGGACTCGCTGTTTTGGGGCGATATCGACAACGCATCGGACTGGTTCGAGAAGGCCCTTGCCGTGTCTGAATCGCACGACGAATCGCTACAACGATCATATGTGTTGGTGTGCAACGGAATTAGCGCATGGCGACGAGGCGAGTTCCACCGCGCCGAACAACAGCTGCGGCAGGGTCTGCAAATTTGTCGGGCCCTCAATGACCGGTGGATGGCCGCGCAGTATTTTGAGGCGCTGGCCTGGTGCGCCGGATCCAACGAGGACTTCCGACGTGCCGTCATGTTGATGGCCGCGGCCAATGTGCTGAGCCCGGCTACCGGATTTCCGCTGATGGCACTGTTCTCCGGACTACACGACCAGTGCGAACAACGTTCCCGCGCCGGGCTCGACGACGCGGAATATGCGGCGGCGTGGAACCAAGGCAGCGCACTGAGCTTTCACCAGGCCGTCGTAGTGGCCATGGGCGAAGACGAGAGCAACCATTTCGCAGGCGCCCCGGGCAATGCCGGACGGTAACCGGCTTGAGGTGATCTCTGATCCCGGTGGTTTCGTGTTGCGCATCAAAATCGCATAGCGCCTCTTAGCAGCCAACAAGATTTGGCCTCGCTTCCGGAGCCGCCCGGGCTGCCATCCGCCCGGAATCCACGGCGTCATCAATCTGTTTGAACTTCACCATTCCGACTGCCGAGACGTCGGGCTCGCTAATGGCCGCAACTCGCGGCGCCTCGCCCAGGTTCCGGCCGGAGGTCGTAAGGTCCACGACGCGAAACAATGTCTTGCAGCGGCGGCAACACTTCATCGGCGCCGGCCATGAGCAGCCGGACCAACCCGGGGTGCCGACAAAACGACGGCAGGAAGCCAAAGCCCTTCGACAGCAGGTACTTTCGGCGTTGGTTCACCCATATGACTTCGTCATCCGGATCCGCGCGCCTCGCGTCGGCCGGGGAACTGTTCACCAGCCCACCATCGACGAGGATCTGCTGACCGTGCGAAACCGGGGGCATGAGGCCGGGCGCGGATGCTTTCGCGGCCCACACGGGCGGTTCTCCACTGCTGGTACCCGCGGGTAAAGGTTGCACCGATCGACGAGGGTACACCAGTGAGCTATCAAGGCAGGCCAACTGGACGACGGTAAGGATTTGTAAAGGTCGGGCCCCAATAGTACTGACATGCGAGCCCAGCATGTTCCAAGCACACAGCCCAATGCCCAGGTAGGTCGGCCCCGGGTTGCAAGCTTCTGCCCGCGGCCGCTTCGGCTGTGCCACCGCAGGTAACCCAGGCAACAGTAGGAGGTTTCGATGGCGATCGCAGCCCACCGGGCGACGATGGCACTGAGTTCTCGGATGCCGAACTGAGCTCCTTCGAAATCTCTTTTTGCAGTCGCAGTCGCACCTTCGAAAAACGCTTCGGCGAAAGGATAGAGTCCGAGATGGATACACCGAAAGGCAACGGCGCACGTCCCGTTCTTATCAGCACCGCGGCGCCGGGCATGCAGCAAACAACCAGGCACCCGGTCCAAGCTAGAACATTGCATGTTTCTGGGGAACCGCTTGGCGTGCGAGATGCAGCGGCCCACGACAACCTCCGGAGCGACGACAACGCAACCGCTGGTAGCGGCACCGACAACGAGCAGCGCCGACGGCGCGGCCGCCCGCGTGGCAACAACTCCAACACTCGCGAGCGTATCCTCGCCGCTGCTCGCGAACTGTTTGCGCGCAACGGTGTCGAACGGACATCGGTACGGGCCGTGGCCGCGGCGGCGGACGTGGATTCGGCGCTTGTGCACCACTACTTTGGAACCAAGCAGCAGCTTTTCGCCGCCGCGATCGAACTTCCGATCGACCCGAAGCAGGTGCTGGGCCACATGCGGAAGACTCCGGTCGAAGAACTCGGCTTCACGCTGCCGTCCACGCTGCTGCCGTTGTGGGATTCCGAACTCGGCGCTGGGTTGATCGCCACCCTACGGTCCGTGTTCGAGGGCGGAGATGCGAGTTTGGCCCGCTCCTTCCTGCAGGAAGTGGTCGCCGCCGAAGTGGGTTCTTTGGTCGACAACCCGCCAGGCACCGGCGCGATCCGCGCCCAGTTTGTCGCGTCGCAATTGCTGGGCGTGGTCATGGCTCGCTACATCGTGCAGATCGAGCCGTTCGCGTCGATGCCCGCCGAGGACATCGCGCGAGCCATCGCGCCGAACCTGCAGCGCTACCTCACCGAGGAGCTGGAGTTCCCGCAGGCGTCGTGAATCGGGCGTGCTCGCCGTCGTCATCGACCACGCCGTCGTCATCGACCACGCCGTCGTCATCGACAAAATGGGCCTCCTCGACCCGGCCGCGCCGGGACACCGTTCCGGCGCGGCCGGGTCGAGGACGGGACCATCGCGCACACGCTCGCGCCCGCCCGCATCACCCCGATCGTGATTTGGGCTCGGGGCCACGACGCCCGGCCGGTTCTCACGTTCGCAACCGTTGTGGGTCCACCGTTGACACCGGCGTAACAAGTTTGCCATCGAACCTTCTTAAGGTGAGGCGGTCCACACGGTCGAGAAATCGTGGACCCCCTCAGTGCTTAGGAGCTCAATTGAGCGGAAACGCTGTTCGTCTGCAGGCGATCAACAACGTCGAGGCATATGTCCCCCCAGCCGTCAGCTTCGTCGCGGGTGAAACCCCCGGTGAGATCTTCGGCTCCAACGTCTTCACCAAAGCCGAGATGCAGGCCCGCCTACCCAAATCGGTTTACAAGTCGGTGCTGGCGACGATCGAGAGGGGCGCCAGGCTGGACCCCGCGATCGCCGACGCCGTCGCCGTCGCGATGAAGGACTGGGCGCTGGAGAAGGGCGCCACCCACTACGCCCACGTCTTCTACCCGATGACCGGGCTGACCGCCGAGAAGCACGACAGCTTCTTAGAACCCACCTCCGATGGACAGACGCTGGCCGAATTCGCCGGTAAGACCCTTATTCAGGGCGAACCCGACGCCTCCAGCTTCCCCTCGGGTGGGTTACGCAGCACCTTCGAGGCGCGCGGCTACACCGGCTGGGACGTCACCAGCCCGGCCTATGTCCTGGAAAACCCGAACGGCAATACCCTCTGCATTCCAACAATCTTCGTCTCGATGACCGGGGATGCCCTGGACTACAAGACTCCGCTGCTGCGCAGCCAGCAGGCCATGGGCGTGCACGCCGAGCGGATTCTGCGGCTGTTCGGCCACAAGGACCCCAACAAGGTCGTCTCGTTCTGCGGCCCCGAGCAGGAATACTTCCTTGTCGATCGGCACTTCTTCCTGGCCCGGCCCGATCTGGTCAACGCGGGTCGCACCGTCTTCGGTGCCAAGCCGCCCAAGGGCCAGGAGTTCGACGATCACTACTTCGGCGCGGTTCCCGAGCGGGTCCTGGGCTTCATGATGGACACCGAGCGCGAGCTGTTCAAACTCGGCATCCCCGCCAAGACCCGGCACAACGAGGTGGCTCCCGGCCAGTTCGAGGTGGCACCGATGTTCGAGCGCGCCAACATCGCCTCGGACCACCAGCAGCTGCTGATGACGGTATTCAAGACTTTGGCCAAAAAGCACGGCATGGAATGCCTGTTCCACGAGAAGCCATTCGCCGGCGTCAATGGCTCGGGCAAACACGTCAACTTTTCGGTCGGTAACGCCGAGCTCGGCTCACTGCTCGTCCCCGGCGACACCCCGCACGAGAATGCCCAGTTCCTGGTGTTCTGCGCCGCGGTGATCCGTGCCGTGCACAAATACGCCGGGCTGCTGCGGGTCTCGGTGGCATCGGCCACCAATGATCATCGGTTGGGCGCCAACGAGGCCCCGCCCGCGATCATCTCGATCTTCCTCGGTGAGCAACTCGCCGACGTGTTCGAGCAGATCGCCAAAGGGGCGGCCACATCGTCGAAAGGCAAAGGCACCATGATCATTGGTGTCGACACCTTGCCGCCGCTACCCACCGATCCCGGTGACCGCAACCGCACCAGCCCGTTCGCGTTTACCGGCAACCGATTCGAATTCCGGGCGCCGGGCTCTGGGCAAACGGTCGCTGTCCCGATGACCATCCTGAACACCATCATGGCCGACTCTTTCGACTACATGGCCACGATCCTGGAGAAGGCCGTCGAGAACGGGGAGGATTTCGATAAGGCCGTGCAGAAGCTGCTCACCGAGATCATCAGCGAACACGGTGCGGTGGTGTTCAACGGCGACGGCTATTCGGAGAACTGGCAGATCGAGGCCGCCGAGCGCGGCTTGCCCAATCTCAAGACTTCGCTGGACGCCATTCCCGAATTGATCAAGCCGGAGTCGATCGACCTCTTCGCGAAATATGGCGTGTTCAACGAACGCGAGCTGCACAGCCGCTACGAGGTACGGCTGGAGCAGTACGCGCTGACCATCGCGGTTGAGGCGCGGCTGACGTTGGAGATGGGAACCACGGTCATCCTGCCCGCGGCGATCCGCTACCAGACCGAACTCGCCCAGAACGTCGCTACCCTGAAAGCCGCCGGCGTTGAACCGAGCATGGCGGCACTCGAAGCGATCTCGGCTCCGCTTGCCGACCTCTCCGCAGCGCTGGCGACACTGAAGGCGGCGCTGTCCGAGCACTCGGCGGACACCGCGCTCACCGAGGCCAGGCATGCGCAGCAAGCGCTGCTACCGGCGATGGACGCGGTGCGCGACGCCGCCGACACGCTGGAAAGCGTTGTCGCCGACGACTTGTGGCCGCTGCCCACCTACCAGGAGATGCTCTACATCCTCTGATGAGCCCGTCGGGCGTGGGGGTCGGACGTGCATGCGCGTCCGCTGGTGATTCAGGGCCCCCACGCCCGACGACCCGGGCCACTGTCGGCGCACACCCCTGCTCGTCGTAGTCACTCCCACGCGGCATCATGCGAGTTCACGTTGCCAGGGCGTTTGTCGGCCGGCACCTCGAGGGCGCATGCTCAGTGTCTCGACAGATCGGAGGTGCAGGATCGATGACCCGCGACATTGCCACAGAGGTAGCCGACGACGGCGTCGCGACACTAACGCTGGACCGACCGGAGCGGCGCAACGCGCTGTCGATCAAGGTTCGCGAGGAGATCAGCGACCAGCTCGACAACTGGGCGACCGATCCGGCAGTCCGCGCGGTCGTGCTCACCGGAGCGGGGTCGACGTTTTGCGCCGGATTCGACCTCGGCGAATTCGCGCAGGCCGATCTCGCGCCACGGATTCGGGACAGCTCGCATCGCTACCACCTCGCCGTCTGGCAGTTCGCCAAGCCGCTGGTGGCCGCCGTCAACGGCCCGGCGGTGGGCGGCGGTATGGATCTGTCTGTGCTGTGCGACTTTCGAATCGCCTCGACCAATGCGGTATTTGGACATCCCGAAATCAAATTCGGTGCGCCACCGCTGTTTACCCCGCTGCAGTGGATCGTCGGCATGGGGGTAGCACGTGACCTGTGTCTGACGGGACGGCGAATCGACGCGACCGAGGCCCTGCGGGTCGGCTTGGTGAACAACGTCAGCGAACCCGGGCGGGTGCTCGATGACGCTTTGGCGGTCGCGCGCACCATTCTCGAGGCTCCCCAGGCCGCGCTCGAGTTCACCAAGCGCTACGTGGTGAGCAGCCCTAGCGCCACCTTCGAGCAAGCCTTTGCCGTGGAGCACGACGCGGTGTTC belongs to Mycobacterium basiliense and includes:
- a CDS encoding glutamine synthetase III family protein, with protein sequence MSGNAVRLQAINNVEAYVPPAVSFVAGETPGEIFGSNVFTKAEMQARLPKSVYKSVLATIERGARLDPAIADAVAVAMKDWALEKGATHYAHVFYPMTGLTAEKHDSFLEPTSDGQTLAEFAGKTLIQGEPDASSFPSGGLRSTFEARGYTGWDVTSPAYVLENPNGNTLCIPTIFVSMTGDALDYKTPLLRSQQAMGVHAERILRLFGHKDPNKVVSFCGPEQEYFLVDRHFFLARPDLVNAGRTVFGAKPPKGQEFDDHYFGAVPERVLGFMMDTERELFKLGIPAKTRHNEVAPGQFEVAPMFERANIASDHQQLLMTVFKTLAKKHGMECLFHEKPFAGVNGSGKHVNFSVGNAELGSLLVPGDTPHENAQFLVFCAAVIRAVHKYAGLLRVSVASATNDHRLGANEAPPAIISIFLGEQLADVFEQIAKGAATSSKGKGTMIIGVDTLPPLPTDPGDRNRTSPFAFTGNRFEFRAPGSGQTVAVPMTILNTIMADSFDYMATILEKAVENGEDFDKAVQKLLTEIISEHGAVVFNGDGYSENWQIEAAERGLPNLKTSLDAIPELIKPESIDLFAKYGVFNERELHSRYEVRLEQYALTIAVEARLTLEMGTTVILPAAIRYQTELAQNVATLKAAGVEPSMAALEAISAPLADLSAALATLKAALSEHSADTALTEARHAQQALLPAMDAVRDAADTLESVVADDLWPLPTYQEMLYIL
- a CDS encoding TetR/AcrR family transcriptional regulator; this encodes MRDAAAHDNLRSDDNATAGSGTDNEQRRRRGRPRGNNSNTRERILAAARELFARNGVERTSVRAVAAAADVDSALVHHYFGTKQQLFAAAIELPIDPKQVLGHMRKTPVEELGFTLPSTLLPLWDSELGAGLIATLRSVFEGGDASLARSFLQEVVAAEVGSLVDNPPGTGAIRAQFVASQLLGVVMARYIVQIEPFASMPAEDIARAIAPNLQRYLTEELEFPQAS
- a CDS encoding enoyl-CoA hydratase/isomerase family protein encodes the protein MTRDIATEVADDGVATLTLDRPERRNALSIKVREEISDQLDNWATDPAVRAVVLTGAGSTFCAGFDLGEFAQADLAPRIRDSSHRYHLAVWQFAKPLVAAVNGPAVGGGMDLSVLCDFRIASTNAVFGHPEIKFGAPPLFTPLQWIVGMGVARDLCLTGRRIDATEALRVGLVNNVSEPGRVLDDALAVARTILEAPQAALEFTKRYVVSSPSATFEQAFAVEHDAVFDEFLQGSSGPRSTP
- a CDS encoding protein kinase domain-containing protein, producing the protein MTGTDAGKRPSDPAVTENEPYDVQHRVRRVDGGFFSATADAGELAGITTANAVAELAELGFIDAYEVGRGGYGVVYRCVQTELGRVVAVKTLTADVADLGPRFLREEQAMARLTAHPNIVPVLQVGQTASGLPFLVMPFCGHGCVQQRIERYGVLAVEEVLRIGVKIAGALESAHRVGVVHRDVKPANVLLTDYGEPALCDFGIARTEAGFQTAPGVFVGSPAYSAPELLAGEPPSAASDVYALGASLFAGLTGHAAFERRNGEQVVAQFLRIASEPIPDLRGSNIPADVAEVVNAAMSREPGDRPSAQELGELIQRAQAEHGLAVDAMALPGADGAERSRSARRGPTGTRSGAEGRGPGRVPVLPARLVGRRDELAQLRKSLYGSRLVTVTGMGGVGKTTLATAAAGQLRAEFSDQVWLVELAELADGDILAEVALAALGVCDQTGAPPTDVLVDFLGHGMTLLVIDNCEQIIDAVAKLVDTLLHHCPQLHILATSREVLDVDGESVLPLMPLPVPEPDADSTLGSLARYDAVELFVARARAGVPEFRLTQANAATVARVCARLDGLPLAIELAAARLRALSIEQIADGLADRYHLLSRGHRGAPTRQQNLVSCVAWSHDLCTPTEQHLWATLSVFAGSFDLPAARHLSADSLTDKQCLDVMCTLVDKSILIRTENDGQVRFRLLDTLRDYGRTHLTDTEHHQLRHHHADYYHRLSAQAFSDWFGPHQIEWLNRLTAEMPNLREALQFCLTHDPATALELAANLREVWIPRGMFSEGYRWLDLALTASPPIPSPQHVRALAHIAEFANFRGNLPEATRRVTQARQLYESLADRREIAVLECTDGHMAMINGDFERARECLRRAASATEDLQSKGCAMLLLGWDSLFWGDIDNASDWFEKALAVSESHDESLQRSYVLVCNGISAWRRGEFHRAEQQLRQGLQICRALNDRWMAAQYFEALAWCAGSNEDFRRAVMLMAAANVLSPATGFPLMALFSGLHDQCEQRSRAGLDDAEYAAAWNQGSALSFHQAVVVAMGEDESNHFAGAPGNAGR